From a region of the Raphanus sativus cultivar WK10039 unplaced genomic scaffold, ASM80110v3 Scaffold2092, whole genome shotgun sequence genome:
- the LOC130505204 gene encoding meiosis-specific protein ASY2-like, translating to MSRKEGSGEVQISASGARIMKVKQEAGEKMAEAKKKKSKDSIGARVKRMKKKGGKSASSGPHFPSLLKGQDVVNLAVQAHGKSDLVRACAENENPETAPEGWFCVHEKYISKCHLRFPLPTLLLDLLDHYQLALPQLCPSVIRVINGFITRANEEGVIVGLSELMSLFSIKESTSKDGGSGTYYLPCRPGLGIFKFSASDDDWRRKYFYVKIDPSTVPVGRDLRNAWSDISG from the coding sequence ATGAGtcgaaaagaaggttccggcgaagttcagatctcagcctccggcgcccgtattatgaaggtcaaacaggaagctggtgagaagatggcggaagccaagaagaaaaagagtaaagactcgatcggagcaagagttaagaggatgaagaagaaaggcggcaagagcgcctcctccggtCCTCACTTCCCTTCCCTCTTGAAGGGTCAGGACGTTGTCAATCTTGCCGTTCAGGCTCACGGCAAGAGCGATCTAGTTAGAGCTTGTGCTGAAAACGAGAACCCCGAGACcgctccggagggttggttctgcgttcatgaaaaatatatctccaagtgccaccttagatttcctcttcccacccttttgctggatctcttagatcattaTCAGCTAGCTCTTCCTCAGCTTTGCCCGTCGGTCATTcgagtgataaacgggttcatcactagagccaatgaggaaggagttatcgttGGGTTATCTGAGttaatgagtctcttctcgataaaggagagcacttccaaggatggcgggagtggtacctactatctcccctgtcgtccagggctaggcatTTTCAAGTTCTcagccagtgatgatgactggcgcaggaagtacttttatgtcaagattgacccttccacggttcctgtaggccgtgaCCTTAGGAACGCATGGTCTGATATttccggttag